The genomic stretch CAATCCTTGCAACTATCTACGTTCCACTAGCGGCAGCATTTGGTTTCTCACCAATGGCAACGATCGCTCTAGTAGGTACAGCTGCAGCGCTTGGTGATGCGGGTTCTCCTGCTTCTGACTCAACATTAGGTCCAACATCTGGTCTTAATGCTGATGGTCAACACGAACACGTATGGGAAACAGTAGTACCGACGTTCCTGCACTACAACATCCCACTGATCGTATTCGGTTGGATTGCAGCCATGGTTCTGTAATTAGGTTCTGCAGTTAAACAGTCCTACGCTCACTTTTATAAAGACCGCCTCGTGCGGTCTTTTTGTATATAGGGTCTGTTGACCTTTCGAGCTGATTTTTGCAGCGCTTTGTGGGAAATTTCCACAAGGCAGAGGCTTTGAAGTGTAGCAAGCCTACATGAAAAGCCGATAACGCAGTAGAAATGAACCACAAAGGCTGCCCGAAGGGTTCGGCTAGAATCGTTTTATGCTTTGTTAAGAAGTATTTACTTAGAGTGACTAGGCTACATACTCCTTGCCGCGCCTAAAACGATTCTATCTCGAACAAAATTTAACCACGAAAAGTCAACAGACCCTAGCCTCTTTCCCCTTTTATCTCTAACTTTAGAAACGCGCTAACCCTCTGAACCAACATCACTTTCTATACATTATTCCGTGCGCATTGATATGCAACTTATGGCTATTCATTAAATTCACTTCTACACTTAAGTGTTTAATAAATAAGCCGCTAATTCATAGAGAACACCAATCACAGTAAGTAAATGATCAGAAATAGCGCAGGAAAAAGGTTCGAGAACAAGGCAGATTTTTTGGTAAGTAGTTATTCTACAATCAAAAATTCTAACGCAGTTATCGAGCGTTTTAACCAGCTAGGATGATTAGTTATTTACTACGATTGGTGTAATAAAGTGGCAAGGCTCAATACGTCAGAAGGCTACTATATGGATATACTCGCCCGATCGCGCTACCTCATCATTGATGACAGCAGCGTTATTCAAAGTGCGACACGCGCACTGCTTATCAAACTCGGTGTTCCGAACAACAATGTAATCAGCGCCTCCAACGCCCAAAATGCGATTGAGGCTTGCCGTGCACATCGATTCGATATCTTACTGATTGACCATGATTTAGGCTCAGGTAGTAATGGCTTACAGCTGCTTGAGTTTTTGCAGCAGAAAGAGTTAATCAAACCACAAACCCTTGTGTTTATTGTGACGGGTAATGATAGCCAAGACATCTTCTTTGGTTATGCTCACTTCGAACCTGATGGCTACCTGATCAAACCAATAAGAGCCGATGACATCATAAAACGAGTGACATCAGCCCTGTGTCGACAGCAATACTTTTCGGCACTAGAGCAAGCCTATCTTAAGAATGGGCTCAACGCGGTAAAGCCACTCTTTGGTAAAGCTCCTGACCCATCGACATTGAAAGACGCTATTATCTACATGGCGAACATTCTGATTAAGAATCACCACCTAGATGAAGCACAAGCCATGTTGAATGGATTGTTGCAGCTCCATGATTACTTGCCAGCCAAGGTCAAGCTGGTTGAAATCCATATCGATAAACAGAATTATCACGACGCGCTCAGTCAGATAGATGGCTTGATAGAAAACAATCCACGTAACATCAAATTGCAGCAACTTAAGGTCAAAATCTGTCTCAATACCAGTGACTTCGAATCGGCTAACGAGCTAATCGACCAAGTGCTCACCGTAAATGGCAGTAATATTGAGCTGACCAACACCATGGTTTGGCTACAACTATTAGATAAAAACGTTGAACAAGCGACCCTACACCTCAAATCGCTTGCTCAACTCATTCCCCACTCGATTTGGGACTCTGCGGGTAAGCGAGCACTGATCTTATGGGCAGACAGTTTAACCCTCACTCAAAAAGAACTAGCACTTTGGAAACCAGAAGGTGCATGGCAAAGACTCTCTCATTCTGAAAAGTCACACGCACTCAGTAAGCCGTTGTTGAAGCTTTGTCGCACCTTACAGCTCATTCAACTCGAACAACATGAGGTTGCAAAGGAGCGCATTGATAGCATTTCGATGAATGAGTTCTCAGACAATGATGTCGAAGCCTTCTTCTTGTTGGCACTGTGCTATCAAGCCTTGGGTCTACAAGACAAAGTCGATCAAATAAAGCGCCAAATTGAGATCCATCTAAAAGCAGACCACACCAGCCTCGCCCTTTTGCAACGTATGGCATTACAACAAGCAGACAATTTTGCATTACCCACACTAACCAAAGCACCTTTGGCCGCCGTTAGTTGAGCATGCCGTCAAACCCAAATGAGTACGTAAACGACAGGATGTCTTTATGCAGAACAATGCTACAAAAACGAAAACGTGGTGTGTCGCCTTTCTATTGAGTTGCCTTACGGTATTCATGTGGCCACTGCACAGCCTTGCTGAAAGCACACCCCTAGAAAACTCGTCGAATAACCAAGTTGTATTACGTGTCGGCCTGCCTTCTTACAACATGGTTCCTTATAGCTATCAACATCAAACGCCCTCTGGGAACATTGTTTCTGAAGGGCTACTTATCAATATGTTGGACGAGGTATCAGCGAACGCTGGCTTCAAATATCAGATTGAGCTGTACCCAACATTTAGCGGCGTACTCAGTGCATTTGAAAGAGGTGAATTGGATTTGTTGGTCGGTGTCTCTTCGACCAAAGAGCGCCAAGAATATATGACGTTCAGTGAGCCGATGTTCTCGATTCGACGAGCGGTCATTACTCAAAATCTGAAAATAAACGACTTGAGTGAACTGGCAACCGCAAACTTAGCGCTAGAGAAAGGGTTTGCGCTCAATGACCTTCTTCCTAGTTTGCTTCCAGAGAGTCGAATTACCACGCTAGACAGCACACAAGCGGCCTTCACAGCGATTGAAGAGAATCGTGTTGATGCTTACATTGGTGATGCACTTGCGCTTTCTGCGTTACTGCGAGAACAACCTAAAGACTCACTTACACTGTCGGTCCTTCCCGACTTGCCAGCCGATCACTTGCACTTTGCGGTCAAAAAAGGAAAACACAAACTACTCAGCCGAATCAATTTCGCTTTAGAGGACATCAAGGAAGGTTCTCTGCAATCGATTTACAATCAATGGCTTGCTCCCTCTCAACACTCGATGTTGCTGGATTATGGAACATTGAATTTAACTCAAGACGAAAAGAACTGGCTTGATAACAACCCGTCCATCCCTGTAGGCACACACTCCAATTGGTATCCTTACGACTTTACCAACGAGCAACAGCAACACTCCGGCTTATCTGCTGACGTCTTAAATCTAATAAGTAATGTGCTCGGCGTGTCATTTAAAAGTACCACTTACCTAACACCAGAAGCAGCAGAGGTCGCATTCAATAATGGTGAGACTATGGTGCTAACCAACATCACGCCAACCACAGATAAAATCCGATACATGGACTTCACTCAAGCTTACAGTTTTGAACCTTGGGTGTTATTGAGTCGCTCTGATCGATTAGGCAACTTTGCGCCAAGTGGCACCGAAGCGATTGGTGTGATTGAAAGTTCGGGAGGCACAACGGTTCTACCTTCTCTCTGCCTGACTTGCCAAGCCGTCCCTTACATCAATCACGTCAGCGCTTTCCAAGCATTACAGAAAGACGAAATCAGTTTTGCGCTTGCTTCACTTCATCATGCCGCGCCTTTATTGCATCAAGACTATGTAGGGCAATTCAAAATCACCGGCACCATCAACGAACAAAACAGCGCACCACTGGCTTTAGCCGTTAACTTCCGCCACCCCATGCTGTTGAGTATTCTCAACAAAGCCATTGGCGCATTGCCTGCCAATGAACTTGAACGCTTGGAGAAAAAATGGCTGACCTATGAATACCAAGAAGGTTTGTCGCCACGCGAAGTGGCTAAATGGTCGGTGATCATCGGGCTTGGGATCTTTGTGGTCATTTTCGTGATCGTATTCTGGAACCGTAAAATGGCGGCGGAAATCGAGCAGCGAAAAGTCGCAGAACAACGCGCCAAAGCCGCAGAAGCCCATTTACAAACATTGGCCGACAACATTGATGGGGTGGTACTAAAACATATTCAAACGCACCCTCAACAGCCTTTGAATATCCAGTTTAGCTTCGTCAGTGCCGGTGTAACCGATATGTTCGGCTTATCCGTGGATAGTGTAAAAGAGCACCCTCAAAATCTGTTTGGTCTAATCTCTGAGGAGGACTTGCCCCAGTTTGAAGCCAGTATGCTTGATGCTATTGAAACCGGGCATTGGGAAAGCGAACAGCAAGTACAGTTAGAATCTGGTGAAGTGAAATGGGTGAAATTTAATAGCCAAGTATCAAACGGCCACGCTATCGAATGGAACACGGTGATTACAGACATCACCCTACTGAAAAAACAGCAACAGGCTTTAGACAATGCTCGCCAGAAAGCAGAAAGTGCCACCGCCGCTAAGTCGCAATTCCTAGCGACTATCAGCCATGAGGTTCGCACCCCAATCAGTGGGATCTTAGGATTACTGGAATTAATGCAAGAACATCAGCTGAGTGAAGAGTTACTCAACTTACACGGAGGATTGAATCAGTCTG from Vibrio pomeroyi encodes the following:
- a CDS encoding response regulator; its protein translation is MDILARSRYLIIDDSSVIQSATRALLIKLGVPNNNVISASNAQNAIEACRAHRFDILLIDHDLGSGSNGLQLLEFLQQKELIKPQTLVFIVTGNDSQDIFFGYAHFEPDGYLIKPIRADDIIKRVTSALCRQQYFSALEQAYLKNGLNAVKPLFGKAPDPSTLKDAIIYMANILIKNHHLDEAQAMLNGLLQLHDYLPAKVKLVEIHIDKQNYHDALSQIDGLIENNPRNIKLQQLKVKICLNTSDFESANELIDQVLTVNGSNIELTNTMVWLQLLDKNVEQATLHLKSLAQLIPHSIWDSAGKRALILWADSLTLTQKELALWKPEGAWQRLSHSEKSHALSKPLLKLCRTLQLIQLEQHEVAKERIDSISMNEFSDNDVEAFFLLALCYQALGLQDKVDQIKRQIEIHLKADHTSLALLQRMALQQADNFALPTLTKAPLAAVS
- a CDS encoding transporter substrate-binding domain-containing protein, with translation MQNNATKTKTWCVAFLLSCLTVFMWPLHSLAESTPLENSSNNQVVLRVGLPSYNMVPYSYQHQTPSGNIVSEGLLINMLDEVSANAGFKYQIELYPTFSGVLSAFERGELDLLVGVSSTKERQEYMTFSEPMFSIRRAVITQNLKINDLSELATANLALEKGFALNDLLPSLLPESRITTLDSTQAAFTAIEENRVDAYIGDALALSALLREQPKDSLTLSVLPDLPADHLHFAVKKGKHKLLSRINFALEDIKEGSLQSIYNQWLAPSQHSMLLDYGTLNLTQDEKNWLDNNPSIPVGTHSNWYPYDFTNEQQQHSGLSADVLNLISNVLGVSFKSTTYLTPEAAEVAFNNGETMVLTNITPTTDKIRYMDFTQAYSFEPWVLLSRSDRLGNFAPSGTEAIGVIESSGGTTVLPSLCLTCQAVPYINHVSAFQALQKDEISFALASLHHAAPLLHQDYVGQFKITGTINEQNSAPLALAVNFRHPMLLSILNKAIGALPANELERLEKKWLTYEYQEGLSPREVAKWSVIIGLGIFVVIFVIVFWNRKMAAEIEQRKVAEQRAKAAEAHLQTLADNIDGVVLKHIQTHPQQPLNIQFSFVSAGVTDMFGLSVDSVKEHPQNLFGLISEEDLPQFEASMLDAIETGHWESEQQVQLESGEVKWVKFNSQVSNGHAIEWNTVITDITLLKKQQQALDNARQKAESATAAKSQFLATISHEVRTPISGILGLLELMQEHQLSEELLNLHGGLNQSARNLLHIVNDVLDYSKIEAGKLELNPTEIELGKVLARIVQPQSIHAQQKGLAFHYWQDPNLAQWLFADDIRLHQILNNFLNNAIKFTEHGTISLHVDVIEKNEHQQTISLTVSDTGIGIPKDRQQSLFQPFEQADKTTSRRFGGTGLGLSIALKLIEQMNGTIELSSEEGKGSHFTVTVTLPTCTPEQAVSNALALPQTLLCTSNVENTIELGVGNHSYEVYVVGYVLQQEELCRYLKHFGLEPKVLHINQKHLLKEMVVKHQPKHIFVAMSVWQQLAITDAWIQQHASSTRFTVINQNPMLSPEPLGNSWCLSVNPFLPDNLVHVLTKPVSHDNLISPLDNETKAPIATETREQAELNGRLILVAEDHPINQQVIAKQLENIGVHADIVDNGVLALNALKDKRYGLLLTDCHMPEMDGYTLASSIRQIEQRKEELNQETQRLPIVALTANAVQGEDANCYAHGMDDFLVKPVSIKQMRLTIEKWLPTTDASNPTRETDVYDAEELDTQNQEVSASSNSSPKDEETNKDEEVNEFSMLFQGIEQSFEDNQSLEASEDLVPASTHDSFSDTNNQVIDYAALYDLFEDHDVVMTLLDEFAVSFIEENKQIHELWANKEYRELKTTAHRLKGAAKMVACDTIASPLAIIEAQANDLGTEATDLENVESTIDASIEEVLATFERFTEEINQLRQTKEKAYSYE